In the Tetrapisispora phaffii CBS 4417 chromosome 7, complete genome genome, one interval contains:
- the TPHA0G02380 gene encoding 40S ribosomal protein RACK1 (similar to Saccharomyces cerevisiae ASC1 (YMR116C); ancestral locus Anc_2.431) — protein MSTEVLVLRGTLEGHNGWVTSLATSAGQPNLLVSASRDKTLISWKLTGDDQQYGVPVRSFKGHNHIVQDCALTADGAYALSASWDKTLRLWNVATGETYQRFTGHKSDVMSVAIDRKASMIISGSRDKTIKVWSIKGDCLATLLGHNDWVSQVRVAPNEKQEDDNVTLISAGSDKMVKAWNINQFQIEADFVGHNNYINSITASPDGSLVASAGKDGDIMLWNLKQKTPLYTLSAQDEVFALAFSPNRYWLTAATATGIKVYSLEDEVLIDELKPEFTGYNKAAEPHAVSLTWSADGQTLFAGYTDSIIRVWQVMTSN, from the exons ATGTCCACTGAAGTTTTAGTTTTAAGAGGTACCTTAGAAGGTCACAACGGTTGGGTCACTTCCCTAGCCACCTCCGCTGGTCAACCAAACTTATTGGTCTCTGCTTCCAGAGATAAGACTTTGATCTCCTGGAAGTTAACTGGTGATGACCAACAATACGGTGTCCCAGTCAGATCTTTCAAGGGTCACAACCACATCGTTCAAGACTGTGCTTTAACTGCTGACGGTGCTTATGCTCTATCTGCTTCTTGGGATAAGACTTTAAGATTATGGAACGTTGCCACTGGTGAAACTTATCAAAGATTCACCGGTCACAAGTCCGATGTTATGTCTGTTGCCATTGACAGAAAGGCTTCCATGATCATTTCTGGTTCCAGAGATAAGACAATCAAAGTCTGGTCCATCAAGGGTGACTGTTTAGCCACTTTATTAGGTCACAACGACTGGGTTTCCCAAGTCAGAGTTGCTCCAAATGAGAAGCAAGAAGATGACAATGTCACTTTGATCTCTGCTGGTTCCGACAAAATGGTTAAG GCCTGGAACATCAACCAATTCCAAATCGAAGCTGATTTCGTTGGTCACAACAACTACATCAACTCTATCACTGCTTCTCCAGACGGAAGTTTAGTTGCTTCTGCTGGTAAGGATGGTGACATCATGTTATGGAACTTAAAGCAAAAGACTCCATTATACACCTTGAGTGCTCAAGATGAAGTTTTCGCTTTAGCTTTCTCTCCAAACAGATACTGGTTAACTGCTGCCACTGCTACTGGTATTAAGGTCTACTCTCTAGAAGACGAGGTCTTAATCGACGAATTGAAGCCAGAATTCACTGGTTACAATAAGGCTGCTGAACCACATGCTGTCTCTTTAACCTGGTCTGCTGATGGTCAGACCTTATTCGCTGGTTACACTGACAGCATCATCAGAGTCTGGCAAGTCATGACCTCTAACTAA
- the TPHA0G02410 gene encoding uncharacterized protein (similar to Saccharomyces cerevisiae SHE2 (YKL130C); ancestral locus Anc_2.438), translated as MARKSSSRNLIQSKNRHRNTTHEKSSRKHVARARRHVKNRPYMLTNKSTPVILEAIHIFIKYISDNINLLNNYILLMKKVTSLNYERTCLIKFVKKLRFYNETLRNSHLFNMESEEDREEKEDELNFKFENVDIINRVILLNSIFIKNLETLDLLNFQLTRSLQNEIWMKTLNEKLLIPEKNVAMIEDVYNHYIKFIQWLSETIGMHDSTGQLEVITQTIRYAQEDPSQPFPNSIHDEVETENIFLQTVIPSKNEEEYIQTLKEWLNILTAKNQQFQANFEDITSIWNGLLKTYPVKR; from the coding sequence ATGGCAAGGAAATCAAGCTCTAGAAATCTCATTCAGAGCAAAAATAGGCATCGCAATACAACTCATGAGAAGAGTAGTCGAAAACATGTTGCTAGAGCAAGAAGACATGTGAAAAACCGTCCTTATATGCTAACGAACAAATCGACTCCAGTTATCTTAGAGGCTATCCatatctttattaaatatatcagtGATAATATTAACCTTTTGAACAATTAcattttattgatgaaaaagGTGACCTCATTGAATTATGAAAGAACATGTTTGATCAAgtttgttaaaaaattacGATTTTATAATGAAACGTTACGTAATTCACATCTATTTAATATGGAGAGTGAAGAAGACCGTGAAGAGAAAGAGgatgaattgaattttaaattcGAAAACGTAGATATTATCAATAGAGTGATCTTATTGAACtccattttcattaaaaatctAGAAACTTTAGATTTACTGAATTTCCAATTGACAAGATCATTACAGAATGAGATTTGGATGAAAACTTTGAATGAGAAACTGCTAATACCGGAAAAGAATGTTGCGATGATAGAAGACGTGTATAACCACTATATCAAGTTTATTCAATGGCTGTCTGAAACTATAGGAATGCACGATAGTACAGGTCAATTGGAAGTGATAACACAAACCATTAGATATGCACAAGAAGATCCCTCCCAGCCATTCCCGAACTCAATACACGATGAAGTTGAGACAGAGAATATCTTCTTACAGACAGTTATTCCTTCCAAAAACGAAGAAGAGTATATTCAAACATTAAAAGAATGGTTAAATATACTGACGGCAAAAAATCAACAATTCCAAGCCAATTTTGAAGACATTACTAGCATCTGGAATGgattattaaaaacataTCCAGTGAAGAgatga
- the SMF3 gene encoding putative divalent metal ion transporter SMF3 (similar to Saccharomyces cerevisiae SMF3 (YLR034C); ancestral locus Anc_2.407) — protein MIQSTYNVMNKFVKFIGPGILVSVAYMDPGNYSTSVSGGAQYRYQLLFTIFVSNIFAVLLQCLCVKLGTVTGKDLAENCRVNLPRWLNYTIYAFAELAIIATDLAEVVGTAIALQILFNIPLIWGVILTVLDVLIILLFYKPEGTSLKKVRIFEMFVSFLVACTVICFCLELFKIDIPTKMDVFKGYLPNKVVFEDKQALYISLGILGATVMPHSLYLGSSLVKPRLHDYDLKKYGKVSSRPSLSAINYSLSYSYAELIISLFLIATFVNSAILIVAGSTLYGQPDAADADLLSIYELLKYYISPTAGLIFALAMLFSGQSAGIICTLAGQIVSEGFLEWSLPAWSVRLYTRMIAIVPCLIVTLTFGERGISDILNFSQVVLSLILPIVAAPLIYFTANKKIMTVQDENTDENIDSTVTSSDEATPLINNPQYKSVDFSNSALLTNSAVFVWALIGGLNVYLVFSFLLGEDIHF, from the coding sequence ATGATCCAATCCACTTATAATGTTATGAATAAGTTTGTCAAATTCATTGGTCCAGGTATCCTAGTAAGCGTTGCATATATGGATCCTGGTAATTATTCAACTAGTGTCTCTGGTGGTGCACAATATAGATATCAATTACTATTCACAATTTTcgtttcaaatatatttgcaGTTTTATTACAGTGTCTCTGTGTAAAGCTAGGTACCGTTACAGGAAAGGATTTAGCTGAAAACTGTAGAGTAAATTTACCAAGATGGTTGAATTATACAATTTATGCATTCGCTGAATTAGCCATCATTGCAACGGATTTAGCTGAGGTTGTGGGAACAGCTATAGCCTTgcaaattttatttaatataccACTAATATGGGGTGTTATACTGACTGTATTAGATGTTTTAAtcattttattgttttataaaCCAGAAGGAACTTCATTGAAGAAAGTTAGAATCTTCGAGATGTTTGTATCATTTCTAGTAGCATGTACAGTTATATGTTTCTGCTtagaattgtttaaaatCGATATTCCAACAAAAATGGATGTCTTCAAAGGTTATTTACCCAACAAAGTTGTATTTGAAGATAAACAAgctttatatatttcctTAGGCATTTTAGGGGCTACTGTTATGCCACATTCGTTATATTTGGGTTCCTCATTAGTCAAACCAAGATTACATGATTACGATTTAAAAAAGTACGGTAAAGTATCATCTAGACCGAGTTTAAGTGCTATTAATTATTCTTTATCGTATTCCTATGCCGAATTgattatatcattattcttAATCGCTACTTTTGTCAATAGTGCAATTTTGATTGTAGCTGGCTCAACCTTATATGGCCAACCAGATGCCGCTGACGCAGATTTACTGTCTATCTATGAACTATTGAAGTATTATATCTCCCCTACTGCGGGTTTGATTTTTGCCTTAGCTATGTTATTCTCCGGTCAATCGGCTGGTATTATATGTACTTTGGCTGGTCAAATTGTTTCAGAAGGGTTTTTAGAATGGTCATTGCCAGCATGGTCTGTGAGACTTTATACCAGAATGATAGCTATTGTTCCATGTCTAATAGTTACTTTAACATTCGGTGAACGTGGCATCtcagatattttaaacttTTCACAAGTTGTactttcattaatattgCCGATAGTTGCAGCTCCACTGATATATTTTACCGcaaataagaaaattatGACAGTTCAAGATGAAAACACAGACGAAAATATAGATAGTACAGTTACTTCTTCTGATGAAGCTACACCTCTAATTAATAATCCACAATATAAATCAGTAGACTTCAGTAATAGCGCTCTATTGACTAACTCTGCTGTATTTGTTTGGGCTTTAATTGGTGGCCTAAATGTCTACTTGGTTTTTAGTTTTCTCTTAGGTGAAGAtatccatttttaa
- the RAD5 gene encoding DNA helicase RAD5 (similar to Saccharomyces cerevisiae RAD5 (YLR032W); ancestral locus Anc_2.411) codes for MSGDGGEDNIKRRFFKDELESSVDNSSTIDISFDKKDSILFGNSSNMMKVEEDQDNTQFTDEKFKEFQVILSGMLPDIENDLINDLYKRFKDHDNLYDAAVEFYFSKQEVLEHKVYEENIIQIEEEDEEENRQKNIDQYPSSISEIHNSSQEMPNVYPLRKRRKEYGFRESKQLKKSIDWKRFIGAYQVNAMITRPMLKPLQYGTGFKIVKDIGKQQRNKIYSSSGKNNLSMSSFVKIYDSQTNREVAKLPEHISDIIFPLLERDEFIFDLTLIYSEPRRLRIGDNIVLQLDVFLTSTLFSQGKDINISQNNITKQAFAFPNMKLSETITEIENREYQTAIVKIFSLLNVIEVIDENVSFLDSDDKNEDSAIIIDLEGNDGTTNTDIDNSNIVVRDNIESSQLSQGNELNINQINAFYKVVQSDNSILKIPETTPDKTKFKYSLRRYQKQGLTWMLKQEQEFSKLGYDIEREGQVDVVNPFWKKYKWPKDMSWENQKIGTEKDVTFEANYFYSNLYTGKFAIERPIMRSTLKGGILADEMGLGKTISALALILTVPYHKDMPLEIPDLSSQPNNKLNISSHVSQNLPYASKTTLVVVPMSLLTQWYEEFNSVNAKDELKCEIYYGGNVSSLKSLLIRNKNPPTVVLTTYGIVQNEWIKLSKVTSTSTPSGKNLGLFSVKFFRIILDEGHIIRNRSNVTSKAVLNLSGERKWVLTGTPIINRIDDLYNLINFLNIEPWSQVRFWKNFVTIPFEQKEFKKAFNIVNSIIEPISLRRTKQMKDTNGEPLVKLPAIEVLIEKLNMNEPQSDVYNYLLQGAEQSVRKGIQQGNLLKKYSTILVHILRLRQACCDIQLLNKSDDSDEDLRDVSPILEDANSLTKLIHKSSETSESLSINSSNKQTINEIITTKYLINNKFIEVECFICIQEPINVMNVVFTQCGHCFCEDCILSYIKYQIDKKSDLKCPICREEISKSSLYRFKIDDENILTVIPYITSSKSAKIEALIVHLGRLFEKSPGEQVVVFSQFSSYLDILEKELMQALPKNTTEIYKFDGKLSLKERSNVLQQFKIKSLEKQKILLLSLKAGGVGLNLTCCSHAFIMDPWWSPSMEDQAVDRIHRIGQKNPVTVIKFIISNTIEEKMLRIQDRKRSIGEAMDVTEDTRRQRRIEEIQMLFE; via the coding sequence atGTCTGGAGATGGTGGtgaagataatataaaaagaagGTTCTTTAAAGATGAGCTAGAAAGCTCGGTTGATAACTCATCGACGATTGATATATCATTCGATAAAAAGGACTCTATCTTATTTGGAAATAGTTCCAATATGATGaaagttgaagaagatCAAGATAATACGCAGTTTAcagatgaaaaatttaaggAATTTCAAGTCATTCTATCTGGAATGTTACCTGATATTGAAAACGATTTAATAAACGATCtatataaaagatttaaagaccatgataatttatatgATGCTGCtgttgaattttatttttcgAAACAGGAAGTATTGGAACATAAGGTTTATGAAGAAAACATAATTCAGATCgaggaagaagatgaagaagagaaTAGACAGAAGAACATCGATCAGTATccttcttcaatatctGAAATCCATAATTCCTCTCAAGAAATGCCTAATGTATATCCACTTCGAAAAAGACGAAAAGAATATGGATTTAGGGAATCAAAGCAGCTGAAAAAATCGATAGATTGGAAACGATTCATTGGAGCTTATCAAGTTAATGCTATGATAACAAGACCGATGTTAAAGCCACTGCAGTATGGAACTGGTTTCAAAATTGTGAAGGATATAGGCAAACAGCAACgcaacaaaatatattcatcGTCAGGAAAAAATAACTTATCAATGTCAAGTTTTGTTAAGATATATGATTCTCAAACAAATAGAGAAGTGGCAAAACTACCAGAGCATATAagtgatattatttttccattattagaaagagatgaatttatatttgatttaacattaatatattcGGAGCCAAGAAGACTTAGGATAGGTGATAACATCGTGCTACAGCTGGATGTGTTTTTAACTTCCACTCTATTTTCTCAAGGGAAAGATATAAACATAAGCCAAAACAATATTACAAAACAAGCGTTTGCGTTCCCGAATATGAAATTATCAGAAACAATTACTGAGATTGAGAACAGGGAGTATCAAACAGCGatagtaaaaatattttctctGTTGAATGTAATAGAGGTAATTGATGAGAATGTATCTTTTTTAGATTCAGATGATAAGAATGAGGATTCAGCAATAATTATTGATCTGGAAGGCAATGATGGAACTACTAACACTGATATTGACAATTCTAATATAGTAGTACgtgataatattgaaagcTCACAATTGTCACAGGGgaatgaattgaatatcAATCAAATTAATGCATTTTATAAAGTAGTTCAATCTGACAATagtatattgaaaattccAGAAACAACGCCAGACAAAactaaattcaaatattcattaaGAAGATATCAAAAGCAGGGTTTAACATGGATGCTAAAACAGGAACAGGAATTTAGTAAATTGGGGTATGATATTGAAAGAGAAGGGCAAGTAGATGTCGTAAATCcattttggaaaaaatataaatggCCAAAAGATATGTCATGGgaaaaccaaaaaatagGTACAGAGAAAGATGTTACATTTGAAgcaaattatttttattcaaatttgtaCACAGGTAAATTCGCGATTGAAAGACCGATAATGAGATCTACTTTAAAAGGTGGAATTTTGGCTGATGAAATGGGATTAGGAAAAACTATTTCAGCTCTTGCATTAATATTAACGGTACCATATCACAAGGACATGCCATTAGAAATTCCTGATCTTTCATCACAGCCTAATAACAAACTTAATATTAGTTCACATGTCTCTCAGAATTTGCCATATGCATCTAAAACCACTCTTGTTGTAGTACCAATGTCATTGTTAACTCAATGGTATGAAGAATTTAACAGTGTGAATGCCAAAGACGAACTGAAATGCGAGATTTACTACGGTGGAAATGTTAGTAGTTTAAAATCGTTGTTAATTAGAAACAAAAATCCTCCTACAGTAGTATTAACTACTTATGGTATTGTACAGAATGAATGGATTAAACTTTCTAAGGTTACATCAACTTCAACACCCTCTGGTAAAAATTTAGGTTTATTTTCTGTAAAGTTTTTCAGAATTATTCTAGATGAAGGTCATATTATAAGAAACAGATCGAATGTGACATCCAAGGCAGTTCTAAATTTGAGTGGTGAAAGAAAATGGGTTCTAACAGGAACTCCGATTATAAACCGAATTGATGATCTTTATAATCTGattaatttcttaaatattGAGCCCTGGTCTCAAGTAAGATTCTGGAAAAATTTTGTCACAATACCCTTTGAACAGAAGGAGTTTAAGAAAGCTTTCAATATAGTCAATTCAATCATCGAGCCTATTTCCTTAAGAAGAACAAAACAAATGAAAGATACTAATGGCGAACCACTAGTAAAATTACCGGCCATAGAGGTTCttatagaaaaattaaacatGAATGAACCTCAGTCAGATGTATACAACTACTTACTGCAGGGTGCTGAGCAATCTGTTAGGAAAGGAATACAGCAAGGtaatttattgaagaaatacTCTACAATTTTGGTACATATTCTACGATTAAGACAAGCATGTTGTGATATCCAGCTACTAAATAAATCTGATGACAGTGATGAGGATTTAAGAGATGTTAGTCCTATTTTAGAAGATGCGAACTCTTTGACTAAATTAATTCACAAATCATCTGAAACAAGTGAATCGCTCAGTATAAATTCAAGTAATAAACAAACCATAAATGAAATCATTACAACCAAGTATCTAATAAACAATAAGTTCATTGAAGTAGAgtgttttatttgtatCCAAGAGCCAATAAATGTCATGAATGTAGTGTTCACTCAGTGTGGTCATTGCTTCTGTGAAGATTGTATTCTAAGCTACatcaaatatcaaattgaTAAGAAATCAGATTTAAAATGTCCTATATGCAGAGAAGAAATTAGTAAATCATCTTTATACCGGTTTAAAATAGATGATGAGAATATACTGACTGTAATACCCTATATAACATCATCTAAGTCGGCAAAAATCGAGGCACTTATTGTTCACCTGGGCagattatttgaaaaatcacCGGGTGAACAAGTAGTTGTTTTCTCTCAATTTTCGTCCTACCTAGATATATTAGAGAAAGAGTTAATGCAAGCATTACCTAAAAACACTActgaaatatataaattcgatggtaaattatcattaaaagaaCGCTCAAACGTGCTACAACAGTTTAAAATCAAGAGTTtagaaaaacaaaaaatattgttgttgtcaTTGAAAGCAGGAGGTGTAGGGTTGAATCTTACATGTTGTTCTCATGCATTCATAATGGACCCATGGTGGTCACCTAGTATGGAAGATCAAGCGGTGGATAGAATACATAGGATAGGGCAGAAAAACCCAGTGACAGtcatcaaattcattattagcAATACaatagaagaaaaaatgttACGTATACAAGACAGAAAAAGAAGTATTGGTGAGGCGATGGATGTAACTGAAGATACCAGAAGACAAAGAAGAATCgaagaaattcaaatgctatttgaataa
- the TPHA0G02400 gene encoding bifunctional folylpolyglutamate synthase/dihydrofolate synthase (similar to Saccharomyces cerevisiae RMA1 (YKL132C) and FOL3 (YMR113W); ancestral locus Anc_2.435): protein MSINLGLSRVNKLLQVIGNPHQRLKIIHVAGTNGKGSVCSYLASLLRHDSIPSRSPKIGKFTTPHMVHITDSICVNDKPIPINTYKSIRTLLEEKNMEYEIKCSEFELLTCAAIKFFEDSSCNICVFEVGLGGRLDATNIIPGSNKLACGITKIGLDHESILGSTLAEIGREKAGIITDGVNLVVVDSSNDHTVLNEIEKRCENTGSQLYKTELHSGGLTFKTDSWDIIKLDTLPLNGHYQAFNFSVALKILDKLQVQKKIYIEKEFITPKYLNDVKWPGRLQDLDFCYTMDETNSPKTVPILLDGAHNGSAAIELEKYLREKYDDNQCINFVIAVTDGKKLEPLLSPLIRPQDSVLVTQFENVDGMPWIKPYDPKVLATFIQENYTKNVKVDSSLTSVVANLGEMHSGNTTPIVICGSLYLCGQLLNINKTNNL from the coding sequence ATGTCGATCAATTTAGGGCTATCTAGAGTGAACAAACTATTACAAGTTATTGGAAACCCACATCAGAGACTTAAGATTATTCATGTTGCGGGTACAAATGGTAAAGGCTCTGTCTGTTCTTATTTAGCTTCTTTGTTAAGACACGATAGTATACCTTCTAGATCTCCTAAAATTGGTAAATTCACTACACCGCATATGGTGCATATAACAGATTCAATTTGTGTAAATGATAAACCAATACCTATAAACACTTACAAGTCAATCAGAACCCTACTGGAAGAGAAGAACATGGAATACGAAATCAAATGCTCAGAATTTGAGTTGTTGACATGTGCTgctattaaattttttgaggATTCATCGTGTAATATTTGTGTTTTTGAAGTTGGTTTAGGAGGGAGATTAGATGCAACTAATATTATTCCAGGTTCAAACAAGCTTGCTTGTGGTATTACAAAGATTGGGCTAGACCATGAATCCATTTTAGGAAGTACCTTAGCTGAAATTGGGAGGGAAAAGGCAGGAATTATTACTGATGGCGTGAATCTTGTAGTTGTCGATAGTTCAAACGATCACACtgttttaaatgaaattgaaaaaagatgTGAGAACACTGGCTCCCAGCTATATAAAACTGAATTGCATTCAGGTGGTTTAACATTTAAAACAGATTCCTGggatattataaaattagataCCTTACCATTAAATGGTCATTATCAAGCATTTAATTTTAGCGTAGCCCTTAAAATTCTTGATAAATTACAAGTTCAGAAGAAAATCTacattgaaaaagaattcaTAACCCCAAAGTACTTGAACGATGTGAAATGGCCTGGTAGATTACAAGATTTAGATTTTTGTTATACTATGGATGAAACTAATTCTCCTAAAACCGTACCAATATTACTAGATGGTGCTCATAATGGAAGTGCAGCCATcgaattagaaaaatatcTGAGAGAGAAGTATGATGATAACCAATGCataaattttgttataGCGGTAACCGACGGCAAAAAGCTTGAACCTCTATTATCACCTCTTATACGTCCACAAGATAGCGTTTTAGTGACACAGTTTGAAAATGTAGATGGAATGCCTTGGATTAAACCTTATGACCCAAAGGTATTGGCAACTTTTATTCAAGAAAACTACACGAAGAATGTAAAAGTTGATAGTTCCTTAACATCTGTTGTTGCAAATTTAGGGGAAATGCATAGTGGCAATACAACACCAATAGTAATATGTGGctcattatatttatgtgGTCAACttcttaatattaataaaacaaataatcTCTAA
- the OCT1 gene encoding metalloendopeptidase (similar to Saccharomyces cerevisiae OCT1 (YKL134C); ancestral locus Anc_2.432), with product MRQSVTLFRYCRNTIQNSHHIEVYRSSLRYFSSITHDSHKYNSNSSKSSKEVLRKAFDDMDFWTDLNKHNYKVVKKKNLFRFDFSTNNDRDSEKNTGLFNNPYLTSPGGLKTFCQHSLMKANGIVEQLKKDTTEEGLALYISRLDLLSDTLCRVIDLCEFIRSAHPDDEYLKVSQECYELMFEFMNTLNTDVQLCYTLKHILEDEKICSKLTDEEYKVGKILLEDFEKSGIYMEPNTREKFIELSQEISLVGQEFISNTDYVTKNNILIDRESLNLSELELPFTYQLKTDITGKHYKIPTTGPIPYSILTNCSNETIRKKIWTELHSCSQEQIERLKKMVTLRYKLAKLLKKKSFAEYQLQGKMAKNPEEVKKFISTLLDFTKPLAIKELTSLAEVKAADLGLAFKNDSNFIVNLIRPWDRNYYSKINRYENKQTMEDLNELPYYFSLGNVIAGLSNLFHNIYGIRFELAVPKLEETWLPEVRKLNVISESEGLIGIVYCDLFERPSKKTNAAHFTICCSREIGKGEDISTMQVGMNSKGNMFQLPIISLICNFSKSHLFEENGPCFLQLHEIETLFHEMGHAMHSVLGRTRLQNTSGTRCATDFVELPSILMEHFAKDVRVMESISSHYISQEPASPELLQTWLHSTDNLQNLELYTQAKMSMLDQILHSNEIFEDQKDINVVKSYNDLEKKLELFSDDQSNWCGKFGHLFGYGASYYSYLFDRAIASKVWESLFKQNPFSRTSGLKFKDSVLRWGGSRDPWLCIANTLNEPQLAKGDSEAMKYIGSTKILDNS from the coding sequence ATGAGGCAGTCCGTCACTCTTTTTAGATATTGCAGAAATACTATTCAAAATAGTCATCATATAGAAGTTTACAGGTCTAGCCTTCGATATTTTAGTTCTATTACCCATGATAGCCACAAATATAACAGCAATAGTTCAAAGAGCTCCAAAGAAGTACTTAGAAAGGCTTTTGATGACATGGATTTTTGGACAGACTTGAATAAACATAATTATAAGGTTGttaagaagaagaatttattTCGCTTTGATTTTTCTACCAATAACGACAGGGACagtgaaaaaaatactGGATTATTTAATAACCCATATTTAACTTCTCCAGGTGGTTTAAAAACGTTTTGTCAACATTCGTTGATGAAAGCAAATGGGATAGTTGAACAACTTAAGAAGGATACCACAGAGGAAGGGTTGGCATTGTATATATCAAGATTGGACCTTTTGAGTGATACCCTATGTAGAGTAATTGATCTGTGTGAATTCATAAGATCTGCTCACCCTGatgatgaatatttaaaagtatCTCAAGAATGTTATGAATTAATGTTTGAATTTATGAATACGTTAAACACAGATGTTCAACTTTGTTATACTTTAAAACATATATTAGAAGATGAGAAAATTTGTTCAAAATTAACCGATGAAGAATACAAAGTTGGCAAAATTTTACTAGAGGATTTCGAAAAGTCAGGAATATACATGGAACCAAATACGAGAGAAAAATTCATCGAATTATCGCAAGAAATTAGTTTGGTTGGACAAGAGTTTATAAGCAATACAGACTACGtgacaaaaaataatattttaatagatcgtgaatcattaaatttaagtGAACTAGAGTTACCATTTACTTACCAATTAAAAACGGATATAACAGGAAAACATTATAAAATACCCACTACTGGTCCAATTCCATACTCTATACTGACAAATTGTTCTAATGAAActattagaaaaaaaatttggaCTGAATTACACAGTTGCTCTCAAGAACAAATTGAAAGACTGAAAAAGATGGTGACCCTTAGATACAAGTTGGCTAagcttttaaaaaaaaagagTTTTGCAGAATATCAGTTACAAGGAAAAATGGCTAAAAATCCAGAAGAAGTTAAGAAGTTTATTTCAACTTTACTAGATTTTACAAAACCATTGGCAATCAAAGAATTAACCTCTTTAGCCGAAGTGAAAGCAGCTGACCTAGGTTTAGCGTTCAAAAATGATAGCAACTTTATAGTAAATTTAATCCGCCCATGGGATAGAAACTATTACTCGAAAATTAATAGATATGAAAATAAGCAGACTATGGaagatttaaatgaattaccttattatttttcactaGGTAATGTTATAGCAGGTCTATCCAATTTATTTCATAACATTTATGGAATACGCTTTGAATTAGCTGTTCCTAAGTTAGAAGAAACATGGCTTCCAGAAGTCagaaaattaaatgttATATCTGAATCAGAGGGTTTAATAGGTATTGTATATTGTGATCTATTCGAAAGACCTAGCAAAAAAACGAATGCTGCACATTTCACAATTTGTTGCTCAAGAGAAATTGGTAAAGGTGAGGATATTTCAACGATGCAGGTCGGCATGAATTCCAAAGGGAATATGTTCCAGTTACCTATTATATCCTTGATATGTAATTTTTCTAAGTCACACctatttgaagaaaatggtCCATGCTTCTTACAGTTACACGAAATAGAAACTTTGTTCCATGAAATGGGTCATGCAATGCATTCTGTTTTAGGACGAACTAGGCTCCAAAATACTAGTGGTACCAGATGTGCAACTGATTTTGTAGAATTACCAAGTATATTGATGGAACATTTTGCGAAAGACGTCAGAGTCATGGAATCGATTAGCAGTCATTATATATCCCAAGAACCTGCATCTCCTGAATTATTACAGACTTGGTTACATAGCACAGATAACTTGCAAAACCTAGAATTATATACACAAGCTAAAATGTCTATGTTAGATCAAATCCTGCACagtaatgaaatttttgaggatcaaaaagatattaatgTGGTAAAAAGTTATAATGATttagaaaagaaattagaattattttctGATGATCAAAGTAATTGGTGTGGTAAATTTGGTCACTTATTTGGCTATGGTGCCTCTTATTAtagttatttatttgatagGGCCATTGCCTCGAAAGTTTGggaatcattatttaaacaaaatCCTTTCAGTAGAACAAGCGGTCTTAAATTTAAGGACTCAGTGTTGAGATGGGGTGGATCAAGGGATCCGTGGTTATGTATAGCAAATACATTAAACGAGCCACAGTTAGCTAAGGGAGACTCAGAAGCtatgaaatatattggctctacaaaaatattagacAATTCGTAG